From the genome of Mastacembelus armatus chromosome 21, fMasArm1.2, whole genome shotgun sequence:
TTGAATCAAAACAAACCCTGACAATATTTTTCAGGGATCAGTCAAGTCACATCTCTGCCTGATTATTTCAGAATATGAACTAGCATTGATACAGTTACTGCATTTAATCTTGACAGAACAACTTcttgaggtgtttataaatttctttcatttttagtccatatataattgggttaaatagaggattatacaaaactaactgtaaagtcattattaaacgtgcaagttttggaaaatcagtttccagtCGAACTGTAATAACATCATATGTTGACAAAAAGAAATAGTTTattaaaaccatcaggtgaggtaaacaggtctgtgcagcttttctcctgacttctccagagctgtgataacatattataagtatcctggtgtatgtaaaaagtatgaagagcacagggagaacaacaGAATttaccaacaaaaacaaaccaaatataGTTACAGCTCTGGAACTCAcacaaaaaagtttgtaaattgagttattgcaaaaaatgactttcagagtaaaactacagagtttTTGATTAGCGCTCAGTGTTGTTAATCCCACAACCTGACAGGCAGGCACAAGCCAAGATAAAGCCAGAAAGACATTGAttgttcttttcctcatgatagttggatactgcagaggtttacatatagacacatacctgtcataggacatggctgccaacagtaaaaactctgaagcagctaaagtataaaacataaaatactgaaccagacaggcctgataagatatgatctgttgttcagataaaaagtcgatgagtagctttgggtagatattagtgctgagaagaacagagttcagtaacaaagctgcaatgaaaatgtacataggctcatggaggtctctgtgtttccagatcaggtacacaatagtaccattactgcagattattagaatataaactattaaaacaaccataaaaaaaaggtatctgtatttgtgaacctcCACATGCCCACCAAATGTTATATATGTCACATTTAAATCTTCCTCCATTAAGAAAGACAAACTATAAACTATTGATTTATGAGACAGGTATTTCATATAACAAGAATACGTGATTCAAAAACTGAGGTGTTTGACTTctgaagattttaaaaatgatggaTTCTCTTGTTCATTCACAGTTACCTGATCTTCAAACTCACTGAGTGCTCATGTCCAAAGCTCAGAGAGAGAACTGTTTAATCCTGCGACATATTTTTATCAGTCTGATTcatcctccatggatctcattaaactttccacCCAGACTGACTAACATGTAAACACCTTTATCAAACTCTAGAGGCCTGAATCCAAGTTTGTTGTTCCACCTGTTTCACTGAGGATTAGGACCTGCTGTTATTTTCAATGCACT
Proteins encoded in this window:
- the LOC113123183 gene encoding olfactory receptor 11A1-like; translation: MEEDLNVTYITFGGHVEVHKYRYLFFMVVLIVYILIICSNGTIVYLIWKHRDLHEPMYIFIAALLLNSVLLSTNIYPKLLIDFLSEQQIISYQACLVQYFMFYTLAASEFLLLAAMSYDRYVSICKPLQYPTIMRKRTINVFLALSWLVPACQVVGLTTLSANQKLCSFTLKVIFCNNSIYKLFCVSSRAVTIFGLFLLVNSVVLPVLFILFTYTRILIICYHSSGEVRRKAAQTCLPHLMVLINYFFLSTYDVITVRLETDFPKLARLIMTLQLVLYNPLFNPIIYGLKMKEIYKHLKKLFCQD